In the Daphnia pulicaria isolate SC F1-1A chromosome 2, SC_F0-13Bv2, whole genome shotgun sequence genome, one interval contains:
- the LOC124327498 gene encoding AT-rich interactive domain-containing protein 1A-like isoform X3 translates to MASTQAEVEAPRNGPEMKDLDGPNTNGVDAQREMETNSSNGPTSTPVSNNGSHDMNESSKLQSGGGYYKPPVGYPVDSPAAGYENAQSGFGYPPHSYIHQQQQQGDLQQQGSYPYPQYPGSNLVRNVSSPVLATKPVAYMNSMPRPGVGPVPSYPPVHHGSGAAGGQGYPPSRYSTPTLNQLLQPGSGGPVQRYSYGDYPQQQPPPPPNSHPAAGWPMQQQQPRNFAPGFKPPPNSMQQGGGGGYPSYGPGAPIGHGIQQQRYAVTPSGGGPVQQQPPPSQQEPIKGSGPGSGETSAEASNSATAATASSIQRNSSSPSTSTPTVPTTSTSTAAVSSSSTPTTSSSTAVASPAVGRPPPAPSPASRSMSPALGPPNSNNNNNSHVSPSPGSQSDNNNSGPARMSHSPMAAQGAYQQPMPPPPHVGMPSYKMGGSPYQQPQQQQQQQPMHHPQQQQPSGQPQQPQYLPNPMYMQHPRPPMGPGGPSPYGPTPVSYGPQHQQPPPPPQQPGAGMPPNSNTSQNPMPPASPGPNRSMTPHMGPPTPYPGYPPGGPNMNQYGQQQQQQQQQNWGPANTMPGGPPGSPMPVHGGKGAPPPSGPPTSGPRPPGPSHTPPHYMKQHLQHHLQQQQQQKMYGMASSPGPAPGPAPLQGPPQPPSLPQSQQPPTQQQQQQHMGPYPPPPSMNNASSMTGHPPSAASPVTNLVTTGPDGVAGLDEASQQSTLSNTSAASGDDVSAPSTPRSRKETSSMPMTPSAHHPPFSQQPPHQMLSHPPTPQSTVPSPGPASLSSQHEDYNDVHSPGPGVGNWSVSTRPTPSSPKTSHVSDALARMYDFDDHPDRRKFLDQLLRFMEEKGSPITACPTISKNPLDLFRLYLLVRDRGGFVEVTKNKVWKDIAQTLGIGASSSAAYTLRKHYTKSLFPWECKFDRGGVDPQPILNQVEATTKKKPAPKISVPSPAGSSNSQDSFPSSGVPPIPSMDGYPNAHYPGYPPPHAGENIAASNPFDDQQHYGGRGGGGHPGYPPHQQPPPPSAQQQQQHQQQQQQQQQQQQQQQQQQQQPPSMYNTMAGRPGGYPGHPGHPNHPNHPGNHPNQGGYHHPYQNEYPNPNNQQYPPYATPPNRTMYSAPYPEPYNPQAPPSGQAPPPGPGPGPSPSDPYGRFMPPNHAPGAATASGPYPPRPPVPPTASTNVSTPTSTPSPSPATIATSTSTGSQSVPPSPLAQSMQPQQQPLVQQQQQSQPPQTQQPGNTSAGPSPAPSPAPNAGTPGYPEQTDPYQRSGLRQLLASSTLLAPPSSDRQPGYPGGTTPSNLGPPAGQPYPGLIRPGTPGPTPSGMPPRQSTPTPTGLNPPVGGVSGAVVGPNPNAPPTPGAPIQQQPGPGPYPPYGPPGQAPNQPRQPSFDPYGSYRSPYGLAGSGDLTSSGGGGGTGGVMGFSSNLATGWRNNTPFVNQYPQQGNSPGPVQTVGAPWVPPTGTPQPRNPAWDQAQRYPGPIPATPATTINGTSHQQGPPTPVVVPPHPMAQQQPQQQAQQQTQPQPPQPQPWSGPQTMVNNRQPFMGPRPPYTSLRAPDGKPYPMPPIPGKGPMTGPPGAVNYPQGMPPGPPANMPIFPAKRESFFPPDSVEAVVPVMAKRRRLCRADMVPVDAWRVYLALKSGLLAESTWAIDVLNVLLYDDSSVHYFSLAYMPGLTEVLLEHFRRCLSQIFTILEDMEIGFDRIEEFKSKLKQRSIKPADSCQSVGETATEEDEDAWWNWPKRKAEPDGLDVADLGAVKSCDLAGERVRYLDGPDWSMNTRRGEKVGVVSRDKELFVVDVKKEWDVHDGLESGMDQWQIGGGDTTQHIVSHFTAELGIVPFVRVLKKVDKKAAEQAAKEAETNEMDCQVELTGEKEAPAQEPSNATPNVSSAPTKNCLMSKPSRSLADVLKRIKKEDVAVDQEMIAEPPQPEVTNEAVKLVGPSESRLDETEIKKESTTEPIAERPVVKLPARQPESSSTVMVLPSGNRLVIRDPHGTLKRRKMDEYEDECYTRDESSLYLVDDSQDALARRALALSNIFRSLSFVPSNETELAKNSTLLVIVGKILLLHHDHPLRSSHQKNYDREEDVDFASVDSLGASGSASSKCETDWWWDTLLALRENVLVLMSNIAGQLDLSIYSEEIVRPVIDGLLHWAICPSAQSQDPFSSFGPHSTSLLSPQRLSLETLSKLMVMDCNMDLILATPPFLRLEKLVHFLTRSLCRTEDQVLREFAVNLLYYLSAADSGMARLIALHNNSLALLVSFVEQAEANALAVASQHGIQALRENPESMGTSLDMLRRAASTVFHISRHPESRPLLAKLEQRLLALVMSQIMDQSVAALLSKSLYLCNSDDE, encoded by the exons ATGGCCAGCACCCAAGCTGAAGTGGAAGCTCCCAGAAATGGGCCCGAGATGAAGGATCTGGATGGACCCAACACCAACGGGGTGGATGCTCAGAGGGAGATGGAGACAAACAGTTCCAACGGGCCAACTTCCACCCCTGTCAGCAACAATGGCTCTCATGACATGAACGAAAGTAGCAAATTGCAATCAGGCGGGGGTTATTACAAACCTCCTGTAGGATATCCTGTGGACTCCCCCGCTGCTGGCTATGAAAATGCCCAATCTGGATTTGGATATCCACCTCACAGCTACATtcatcaacaacagcagcagggtGATTTGCAGCAGCAGGGCAGCTACCCGTACCCTCAGTATCCAGGCAGCAACCTGGTTCGAAATGTGTCCAGTCCTGTGCTAGCCACAAAACCAGTGGCTTATATGAATTCCATGCCCAGGCCTGGTGTTGGTCCTGTGCCGAGTTATCCTCCAGTTCATCATGGTAGTGGTGCTGCTGGTGGACAGGGTTATCCACCCTCAAGATATTCAACACCAACATTAAACCAACTTCTTCAGCCTGGATCAGGAGGGCCAGTGCAACGATATTCTTATGGAGACTATCCTCAACagcagccaccaccaccaccaaattCGCATCCAGCTGCTGGCTGGcctatgcagcagcagcagcccaggaATTTTGCTCCTGGATTCAAGCCTCCACCAAATTCGATGCAGCAG GGTGGAGGCGGAGGATATCCCTCGTACGGACCTGGTGCTCCCATAGGACACGGAATCCAGCAGCAACGATACGCCGTGACGCCAAGTGGAGGAGGACCAGTCCAGCAG CAGCCGCCGCCATCGCAACAGGAACCCATCAAGGGCAGTGGCCCAGGATCTGGGGAGACATCTGCCGAAGCGAGTAACAGCGCGACCGCTGCTACTGCATCCAGCATCCAACGGAATAGCAGCAGCCCGTCCACTTCGACTCCAACAGTCCCGACAACTTCCACGTCAACAGCCgccgtcagcagcagcagtacgcCAACGACGAGCTCATCAACGGCCGTCGCTTCGCCGGCTGTTGGAAGGCCTCCACCGGCCCCTTCACCAGCCAGTCGGTCCATGTCCCCGGCCCttg GACCGCCGAAtagtaacaataataataacagccACGTTTCGCCCAGTCCGGGTAGCCAATCGGACAATAATAATAGCGGACCAGCGCGTATGAGTCATTCTCCCATGGCAGCCcaag GAGCGTATCAGCAGCCGATGCCACCTCCGCCGCATGTTGGCATGCCGTCGTACAAGATGGGTGGCTCTCCGTACCAACAgccgcaacaacagcagcaacagcagccgaTGCATcatccacagcagcagcagccgagtgGCCAGCCGCAACAACCACAGTACCTGCCCAATCCAATGTACATGCAACATCCGAGGCCACCCATGGGACCAGGAGGCCCAAGTCCATATGGTCCAACTCCGGTATCTTATGGGCCGCAGCATCAGCAACCTCCTCCCCCACCGCAACAGCCTGGTGCTGGAATGCCACCCAATAGCAACACCAGCCAAAATCCCATGCCACCCGCTAGCCCGGGTCCCAACCGATCGATGACCCCGCACATGGGACCCCCAACACCCTACCCGGGATACCCACCAG GCGGTCCCAACATGAACCAGTAcggacagcaacaacaacaacaacaacaacaaaactggGGACCGGCCAATACGATGCCTGGAGGACCTCCCGGTAGCCCAATGCCTGTGCATGGAGGCAAGGGCGCGCCGCCACCTTCCGGTCCACCTACTTCTGGGCCCCGGCCTCCTGGCCCGTCTCATACTCCGCCCCACTACATGAAGCAGCACTTGCAACATCatttgcaacaacaacaacaacagaaaatgtATGGCATGGCTTCGTCGCCCGGTCCAGCGCCCGGTCCTGCGCCACTTCAAGGGCCGCCGCAACCGCCTTCTCTTCCGCAATCGCAACAACCGCCaacgcaacagcagcagcagcagcacatggGGCCTTATCCTCCACCACCTAGCATGAACAATGCTAGCAGCATGACTG GTCATCCTCCGTCAGCAGCTTCTCCTGTTACCAATTTGGTGACGACAGGACCGGACGGTGTGGCTGGACTGGACGAAGCCTCTCAGCAATCAACGCTGTCCAACACGTCGGCGGCCTCTGGTGACGACGTTTCGGCCCCTTCGACTCCACGTTCGCGCAAAGAAACCAGCTCGATGCCAATGACCCCGTCCGCCCATCATCCGCCCTTTTCTCAGCAGCCGCCGCACCAAATGCTCAGTCACCCACCAACGCCGCAGAGCACCGTTCCCAGCCCGGGACCGGCCTCCTTATCTTCCCAGCACGAAGATTACAATGACGTACATAGTCCGGGTCCAGGTGTCGGTAACTGGAGTGTCTCTACGCGACCTACACCATCTTCTCCG aAAACGTCGCATGTTAGTGACGCGCTTGCGCGGATGTATGACTTTGATGATCATCCTGATCGAAGGAAGTTCCTCGATCAGTTGCTGCGTTTCATGGAAGAGAAGGGCAGTCCCATTACGGCCTGCCCGACTATATCCAAGAATCCGTTGGACCTCTTCCGTTTGTACCTGCTGGTTCGGGACCGTGGAGGTTTCGTGGAAGTGACAAAGAACAAAGTATGGAAAGACATCGCTCAGACGCTGGGAATCGGTGCTTCTTCCAGCGCCGCCTATACGCTACGCAAACACTACACCAAAAGCCTCTTCCCTTGGGAGTGCAAATTTGACCGAGGAGGCGTCGATCCACAGCCCATACTCAATCAG GTGGAAGccacaaccaaaaagaaaccGGCTCCTAAAATAAGTGTGCCCTCGCCGGCTGGATCATCCAACAGTCAGGATTCGTTCCCGTCTTCTGGAGTGCCGCCTATCCCGTCTATGGATGGCTACCCCAATGCACACTATCCTGGTTATCCTCCGCCTCATGCTGGAGAAAACATTGCCGCAAGCAATCCATTTGATGATCAACAACACTATGGTGGCAGAGGCGGCGGTGGACATCCCGGCTATCCGCCACACCAACAGCCTCCTCCCCCGTCTgctcagcagcaacaacaacatcaacaacagcaacaacagcagcagcaacaacaacagcagcaacagcaacagcaacagcaacctcCTTCAATGTACAATACAATGGCTGGTAGACCTGGAGGATATCCTGGCCATCCGGGTCATCCCAATCATCCTAATCACCCTGGCAATCATCCAAACCAGGGAGGATATCATCATCCGTACCAAAACGAGTACCCAAACCCAAACAACCAGCAGTATCCTCCGTACGCGACTCCTCCAAATCGAACAATGTATTCAGCGCCCTACCCGGAACCTTACAACCCTCAAGCGCCACCGAGTGGACAAGCTCCCCCTCCTGGGCCAGGCCCTGGGCCATCACCTTCGGATCCTTACGGCCGATTTATGCCTCCTAATCACGCTCCAGGAGCTGCAACAGCATCGGGGCCTTACCCTCCACGACCGCCTGTGCCTCCTACGGCGTCAACTAATGTGTCGACACCCACGTCGACACCGAGTCCAAGTCCGGCGACGATAGCCACTTCGACTTCTACGGGGTCACAATCCGTACCCCCGTCACCCCTCGCACAATCCATgcagccacaacaacaaccgctcgttcaacagcaacaacaatcacAGCCTCCTCAGACGCAACAGCCGGGTAATACCAGTGCTGGACCCAGTCCAGCTCCCAGTCCGGCACCCAATGCGGGAACACCTGGTTATCCAGAACAAACTGATCCGTACCAG CGGAGTGGATTGCGCCAATTGTTGGCCTCGTCGACCTTGTTGGCTCCGCCTTCTTCTGATAGACAGCCT ggtTATCCGGGTGGAACCACACCATCCAATTTGGGTCCACCTGCTGGTCAGCCTTATCCAGGACTCATTCGACCGGGGACTCCTGGGCCGACTCCTTCAGGTATGCCACCTCGCCAGTCGACACCCACTCCGACCGGTCTGAATCCACCGGTTGGCGGAGTAAGTGGCGCAGTAGTTGGACCTAATCCCAATGCTCCTCCTACGCCCGGCGCCCCGATTCAGCAACAACCAGGACCAGGGCCTTATCCACCTTACGGCCCTCCTGGTCAGGCGCCCAACCAACCACGGCAACCTTCATTCG ATCCTTACGGATCTTACCGGTCACCTTATGGTTTGGCCGGTTCCGGTGATCTTACCtcaagtggtggtggtggtggaacgGGTGGAGTCATGGGTTTTAGTAGCAATCTTGCAACAG GCTGGAGGAATAACACGCCGTTCGTAAACCAATACCCACAGCAGGGCAATAGTCCTGGCCCGGTTCAGACAGTCGGAGCTCCTTGGGTGCCACCAACTGGAACTCCCCAACCTCGAAATCCGGCTTGGGATCAAGCTCAAAGATACCCTGGTCCTATACCAGCCACTCCAGCTACCACTATCAATGGAACAAGCCATCAGCAAGGGCCGCCAACGCCAGTTGTGGTCCCTCCACATCCGATggcgcaacaacaaccacaacaacaggcGCAGCAGCAGACTCAGCCTCAACCTCCGCAACCACAACCGTGGTCTGGACCGCAGACGATGGTCAACAATAGGCAGCCATTTATGGGACCTCGACCGCCCTACACGTCGCTTCGTGCCCCAGATGGGAAACCGTATCCCATGCCGCCTATTCCAGGAAAAGGACCGATGACGGGTCCACCTGGAGCGGTCAATTATCCACAAGGCATGCCGCCCGGTCCGCCGGCCAACATGCCAATCTTTCCGGCGAAACGCGAGTCGTTTTTCCCTCCAGATTCCGTCGAAGCTGTGGTGCCCGTAATGGCTAAACGTCGTCGCCTTTGTCGCGCTGATATGGTTCCAGTCGATGCATGGAGAGTTTACCTGGCCCTGAAATCCGGTCTGTTGGCTGAATCTACCTGGGCCATTGATGTGTTGAACGTGTTGCTGTACGACGACTCCAGCGTCCATTACTTTAGCCTGGCCTACATGCCTGGTCTGACGGAAGTTCTCCTGGAACATTTCCGTCGCTGTCTGTCGCAGATCTTTACCATCCTGGAAGACATGGAAATTGGTTTCGACCGGATTGAAGAGTTCAAGAGCAAATTGAAGCAAAGATCCATTAAACCAGCCGATAGTTGCCAGTCGGTCGGCGAAACAGCCACCGAAGAGGACGAAGACGCCTGGTGGAATTGGCCCAAACGGAAAGCAGAGCCTGACGGCCTGGACGTTGCTGATTTGGGGGCTGTCAAGTCCTGCGATTTGGCTGGAGAACGAGTCCGTTACCTCGACGGGCCTGATTGGTCAATGAACACGCGACGAGGCGAGAAAGTTGGCGTCGTCTCGAGAGACAAGGAACTGTTCGTCGTAGACGTCAAGAAAGAATGGGACGTCCATGATGGACTTGAAAGTGGCATGGACCAATGGCAGATCGGTGGCGGCGATACCACTCAACATATTGTCTCGCACTTTACGGCGGAATTGGGCATCGTCCCCTTTGTTCGTGTTCTCAAGAAAGTGGACAAGAAAGCGGCCGAGCAGGCCGCCAAAGAGGCGGAAACGAACGAAATGGACTGCCAGGTGGAACTGACCGGCGAGAAAGAGGCGCCAGCGCAAGAGCCGTCAAATGCAACACCAAATGTATCATCGGCCCCGACTAAAAACTGTCTGATGAGTAAGCCCAGTCGCAGTTTGGCTGATGTTCTCAAGAGAATCAAGAAGGAAGACGTTGCCGTGGACCAAGAGATGATTGCAGAGCCGCCGCAGCCGGAAGTGACTAACGAAGCAGTCAAACTTGTTGGCCCATCCGAAAGTCGATTGGACGAGACCGAGATCAAGAAAGAATCGACCACGGAACCGATTGCGGAACGACCGGTTGTGAAACTGCCTGCCCGGCAGCCCGAGTCTTCGTCGACGGTAATGGTCCTTCCAAGTGGGAACCGTCTCGTAATCCGCGATCCCCACGGGACGTTAAAGCGGCGTAAAATGGATGAATATGAAGACGAGTGTTACACGCGTGATGAGAGCAGTCTCTATTTAGTAGACGATAGCCAAGACGCGCTGGCCAGACGTGCCCTGGCCCTATCCAATATATTCCGGAGCCTGAGCTTTGTGCCAAGTAACGAGACGGAGCTGGCCAAGAATTCGACACTGCTGGTCATTGTTGGCAAAATCCTCTTGCTACACCACGACCATCCGCTGCGGTCTTCCCACCAGAAGAATTACGATCGAGAAGAGGATGTGGACTTTGCTTCAGTCGACTCGTTGGGCGCCAGCGGTTCGGCTTCCAGCAAATGCGAAACGGACTGGTGGTGGGACACGTTGCTGGCCCTGCGCGAAAACGTCCTCGTACTCATGTCCAACATTGCCGGTCAACTGGATTTGTCCATCTATTCCGAAGAGATCGTTCGGCCAGTGATTGACGGTCTACTCCATTGGGCCATCTGCCCGTCTGCTCAGTCACAAGATCCTTTCAGTTCATTTGGTCCTCACTCGACGTCGTTGTTGTCTCCACAGCGGCTCAGTTTGGAAACCTTGAGTAAATTGATGGTGATGGACTGCAACATGGACTTGATCCTGGCCACTCCGCCGTTTTTGCGACTGGAGAAGTTGGTCCACTTCCTGACGCGGTCTCTCTGCCGCACTGAGGACCAGGTGCTTCGAGAATTTGCCGTGAACTTGCTTTACTACTTATCGGCTGCCGATTCCGGCATGGCCCGGCTCATCGCCCTGCACAACAACAGTCTGGCCTTGTTGGTGTCGTTCGTCGAACAGGCCGAGGCTAATGCGCTGGCTGTGGCCAGCCAGCACGGCATCCAAGCGCTGCGCGAGAATCCAGAGTCGATGGGCACCAGCCTGGACATGTTGCGCCGAGCGGCGTCCACCGTGTTCCACATCTCCCGGCACCCCGAGTCTCGCCCGTTGCTGGCCAAACTCGAGCAACGGCTATTGGCTTTAGTGATGTCGCAAATCATGGACCAGAGTGTAGCCGCTCTCCTCTCCAAAAGTCTCTACCTCTGCAACAGTGATGACGAATGA